The sequence GATGTTTCTTGCTGTTGAATTTTCATTATTACACAAAGAAATATGTTTTACCTACTGCGCCACTTGTTCAAAAAGCAGAGGCTAGATAATTTAGGCATATAAATCATGGATTATTTATAGTAAAGTTCTCACATGATACTTCAAAAGTATGCGGTTTGTTCTAAATTTATGATAGCAATTCATGGAATAAtgtcatattatttttatcatctttACTTCATTGTTTGCACTTTCATTTGCCAGGTTTTCTTGTTCCACCTATTTGGTGAGGAAGGGGCTCCTATTTCCATGAGTATTGCATAGATGAATTGAAGTATGAAATTATCTTTTACTAGCAGTTCTCGTGGCTTAACCGTTTGTATCAAAAAAGTttcttattttcatcatttGGGCCGATGAAATGCCATCTAATTGTTTCTCTGGCCTTTCGCACGTAATTCGAAAAGGAATATGGGGAACAAGATCTGGAAAAGAACGTGGAATCCAAGGTCAGGTGAATGTTTTGATTGACCAAGGGAAGAAGCTTACTGGCCAATCAAATTCTTTATCCTCTGGGAAATTCACCGTTCTTCACGTGTTTATGCGTTCTGGCAGTCTTGCTGCCGCTCAGGCAAATTTTCATACAGCCAATCGAAGAAAGAATATTTCAGTTGTTGGAGCTTTTTCTCGCGCGATTTCTATACCGTCTGTATCAGGCCCTTCATTTCAAGTTTGTGGATATCACATCGAGTGTCTGCTAGCAGAGCCTAATCAAGTTTCGGGCAATAACTCTCAAAAGGAACTTATGTCTGTTTGTGGATCTAGGTCAGCTCTTGCTGGCTGCTCTATCAGTAATTTGAATTCTAGGCCTGCTCAACCTGATGTCGCTGCGTACCATTCTTTCAGTTCATACTACAGAAGAAGTTTTTACATTAGTAGAAAGGTGAGCATGAGTTTGGGAAATAAAGAGCAGCCGAACAACTTCTTTCTCTATGGGTATTTCACATACAATGCTGTGAAGCGAAAGGGAAATGACCATACATTCCTGGGATTTGGTTTTGAGGGTTTCCATCTGTCGTCACCTGCTTGTTCCTCGGCTGGCACTTCTCATGATGTGTCCTTTGAAAATTCTGCACGGGAGGAACAACATTTAAGTTTTGCCGATTCATCAGAGCTGTATGTTTATTTCAtttctatttgatttttaatattcaTGAAGAGCTATACTTTATTACAGATCGAATTTTTCTTTATAGTTTCACCTCCGCTTATTAAATGTTTGTTAACTTATTTAACTCTGATGTGTGCGTAACTTTCTGTTATGTCTTTGTTTGTGAGCATTTGATTTTGTCGTTAGAATTTGTCTAACCCTTACAAGTGTAAAACTCTAAACTCATCAATTTTTCTAAAGAAATGTTTTCCCACACCCATTTTTTCTGCAAGACCTTTCTCCTACTGCTTCatctgtttaaaattttttcccgTCCGGGCATATCAATTAATCCTACAGTTTTTCCGTCAGAGCATCATCTAATTCTACATCCAGGTAGCCAGTGAGGTCTTGCTGTTCTCATCAGACGCTATTTGGAAGTCCATCTTAATGAGAGATGTGAAAGCTCTATGTCGAATTATTTTGCCATTTCTACTTTGGATTTATTCTTCTTTTTGTATTCAGGAGCATCCCAACGGGCAGGACACTGAGGCTAAAATCTGGGTCATGTTACCTGCCTCATCCTGACAAAGAAGAAACTGGTGGAGAGGATGCTCATTTCATTTGTACTGATAAACCAGCAATTGGTGTAGCTGATGGCGTTGGTGGATGGGCTGATCTTGGTGTCAATGCAGGGTATTATGCTCGTGAGTTAATGTCTAATTCGGTTAATGCAGTGCAAGTTGAACCAAGAGGTTCCATTGACCCAGCCAGAGTCCTAGCGAAAGCCCATGCCAGCACAAAAGCGAAAGGGTCTTCCACTGCTTGTATCATTGCTCTCACAGATCAGGTATCTGACGTAAGCACATAGATATTCTATTATTAACATTACCATTTGTAATTGGGGATCATCATGCTTCACTCATCGAAAGTTGCTCTAGGAACCTTAAGAAAATTATTGCTGCAAATTTCAGCTCTAATCTATCCCTGATTTTTAGATGTTAAGATTTTATAAGAAACAACAGATAAGCTCAATGCTTGCAAGTTGCATGGATATATCAATCATGATTCCTTTCTTATGTAGGGTCTCCATGCCATTAATTTGGGGGATAGTGGGTTTATGGTTGTTAGAGACGGATGTACAGTTTTTAGATCCCCTGTTCAGCAGCATGATTTCAATTTCACTTATCAGCTGGAGAGTGGTGACGCTGGAGATCTGCCTAGCTCTGGACAGGTAGATTACCTCCTGTTTCCTTTATGGTTACTTTCTACTTATTGTTCTGATACACATTCATAGATATAGCAATAAACCATCATTAGTCATCATAGCTTAATTTTTTCATTGAGTTTATTTCCTCCTGATGTTGCACGCACTTGGGTGTATCTGTAAAGTGACTGGATGAAAGTTATCTAGGCTTTGATAGCTCTCTAATGCCAAGTTCTCTAATGCCTGGAAATAAGGTTTCTGTGCGCTTCCCTTGCATTTTAGATTCTTTGATTGTGTGTATTAATCATTTTACTTTTCATTGATGGTTGACAACTGAAAAAAAGTACCTTGCAAGGTTCCAGAAACTTAGTTTTTTGAACTATCATCATTGATTAATCCTGCTCACTTCTGAGTACTAATTCCTGCAATATTTCAAGTATCTAGTCCTGGCTTTGAAAATATGCCCTCTCCATTGACCCTTGTTTAGGAGGACTGTTGCCCCTTGTCTTATAACAAGCACCTGCCACGTGGATCCTTTATTTGAAGCATAGTATTGTATATAAAACTAGTCCTGGCATGTACCTGTATACGTATTTACCAGTAACTTTTACCTACTTCCATGGACATGTCCCTGATTCTATGTTCAACTTCTTCTATGTCTTAAAAGGACTTGTTCAATGTATTGACTCTGTCTTTGAAAATCTGACTCCTAATGGGAGTTCTCTTATCTTTTTTATCAAATGGATATTACACAGTTTCTTTTCAGTAATGCTGTAGATTTTTTCACGTTTTGTGAGTAGTTTTCCACGTGATATATATTCTTAATTGGTTGTTCATGTCTTTATGAAGTAGCATTCAAATGTTATTTCTTTCTCCTTGTTATCAATCACTTTCATCGTTGTCTTTTACTTTACACATGGCTTGTTATAGTCTGGATTTTGGGGATGAAGTATGAACTATCTGAAACTAAAGTCTGTTTAGATagagaaacttttaatttaaggcGTTtaaaaaactgatgtttggatgAAGAGGCTCGTTGAAAGGGCTTAAAGCACACATTTTCCATAATTAATGATTAAGTTTATTCTCTAAACTGAAAGAAAAATGTATGTCATCATGTAtccaaatattaaaaatgcttctgcttttttggggaaaaaacaCCTAAAAAACGCGAGCTTATTGAAGTTCTTTTCAAACTATAAGTTTGTTATTTAAACAGGTCCTAAATGGTCTTTTATGCGTTACACAGGTATTTACCGTCCCCGTTGCTCCCGGTGATGTCATAATTGCTGGGACTGATGGCCTTTTTGACAACTTGTACAACAATGACATTGCTGCAGTTGTGGTCCATGCTTTGAGAGCTGGTTTAGCACCTCAAGTGACTGCACAGAAAATAGCAGCGTTGGCGCGGCAACGGGCACTTGACAAAGACCGGCAGACTCCTTTCTCTGCTGCAGCCCAAGAAGCTGGATTCCGGTATTATGGTGGGAAGCTTGACGACATCACCGTAGTTGTATCTTATATCACCAGTGACCAAAATGTATGGACTCCTTTTTCTCCCAAATACACACACACCGAGTTACATACAGAGATTGAGAATTGGTCTGTGCTTGCTTGCATTCTGTAAACTCTCTCAGAACTTCTCGCATTCTGTATTAGTTTGTTGTGGGCAATATGACTCATTTCTTGCATTATTCGATGTAATCCGGAtttgttttttcttgaaatCAAATTGTGATGCTCGTACCCGTTCTTGTGCAGGAGGAATGCCTTCTAACGAACGGCTCTAAATAGAGAATCAGTGGTACCTGGTGTGgttttattttatgatgttcCAAAGATAATTTCATGGAATGTTTTGGCCCTATCCTGAGGTTGATGTATAGGGTTATGTTGTTTTTGTGTCGTATGCCAATCTCGTTGTCTCTTGTATATAATATACTCGCTTTGGCATTTTGGGTGTAATTCCAACTCCCAGATTTTAAAAATTGCTGTACATAGAAATAATCTGAAAAGGGTGAGTTTTTTACCCCTTGTTTTGTCTGTTTTTGTTTTGAGAGTGTATTTCATGGATTTCACAGCTTGTTGCCACAATAATCTGGATGTTTCCGTTTCTTTCCATAATCAAATACTTTTCTATGTAACTTTGTTAACATTCTTGTCTAGATCCATTAGGTTTGGTCAGATTTATTACTAGAGAAGTTTTTCCCCGAAAAAGGTTGGAAACCTAAATGTatgctttaaaaattataccaatatatacatatatagaacacacattttataataaatttatctaAAATATAACTTATAAATTATTGGCATATCACCGGGGAGCTCATCTCACCCCTTGGGAAAACAATCGGACAATAATTTCCTTGATCATTAATTAATACCTTAACACCCGCATTTGGTCAGTTGTCAACTGAATTAGGTAACTGATGATTGCGCAGTCCTATTCCTGTACGAAAACTAAGTCAACTTTTGGCTATCAGCCAGCCAGCTTTTATAGAAATAACCACAGTCCCTGCTCTCGAAGCATGCAATCAAACCTCGCTTGATTCCTTTCACGCATCGAAACCCACAACTTTGCCGCTCCCCTTTAACAAAATTGAAACATTATTGGTTTTTTGAAAGATTGTTAAGGTTGGGTGGTGTTTGAATTTTCTTACTCGGGGTTGTGTAGGAATTTAGTTTCAAGGAAATGGCGGGTGGTCGGAAGGAGAGGAACGGCCCATTGTCGGGCCGTGGATCTCGAATCACTGCGGCAATTGGGATCGGGGTTTTAGCGGGATGCATCTTCGCATTCTTGTTCCCCCATGGGTTTTCCTCCTCCGAGCCGCCTACTAAAATTCGTCCGCTCTCCAAGTCTGATCTTGAGGTGTGCAATTCCTTCGTCGTTCTTTGttgtttcttaaatttttttcatttaatttgttGGTTCCtccatgattctcgtcagtcgTTATCAAGGGGGAACCTAGGATTTTGGTAGCGTGCGATTCAGTGATTCGGggcaaaatcaatatttttcagaaGGAATCTATATAAAATTCCTTTTTCCCCATTTTGAGTTGTGCTACTACCCCTAGTGATTTCGTAACGTATTGTTAATTCATCTTGGAAGTGGTGGTGTGTTTCAAGGATTTAGTTGGTGCAAAAATTACTTCTTTTTTTGAATTCAGAATGGGTTGTTGCAAGACTTTTAGTTGGTTGGAATGACACGGACTTTAGAATTCTTTTTCTCTAGTTGTTATGAACAGTATAATATGTGAATTCATCTTTGATAAAAGTGTAGAGCGAAAAGGGCAGACACGTGCTTGATGTATATGTAGTCTCTAGGGAATTTAACTTTGAATGTAACCATGTAGAGGTCCTTCCTTATGTGGATATGATAGAAAATATAAATGTGATGATGTCTGATGTAATCTTATATTATTCCATAGGTTGATTCTTCATGTGAATCAACAGAAAAAATAAatcttctgaaagctgatatcATGAAGCTATCGGACAAGAATGTTGAGTTGAAAAGGACAGTTAGAGAGTTGAATGAAAAGCTACACCTGGCTGAGCAGGGAAAAGGTCGTGCGCAAGAACAGATTATGGTATTGGGTGAACCACACAAAGCTGGACCTTTCAGTACTGTTAAAGGCTTGAGGACGAATCCAACTGTCATTCCTGATGAAAATGTGAATCCAAGACTTGCAAAGATTTTGGCAAAGGTTGCTGTGAATAAAGAGCTTATTGTTGCAATTGCCAACTCAAATGTAAAGTGGATGCTAGAGATGTGGTTTACTAGCATTAAAAAAGTGGGCATCCCAAATTATCTGGTAGTTGCATTAGATGATGGGATCCTAGATTTTTGCAAGTCAAATGACGTCCCTGTGTACCAAAGGGACCCTAATGAGGCTATTGATTCAGTGGGAAAAACAGGTGGTAACCATGCTGTCTCAGGACTGAAATTCCAAATATTGAGGGAGTTTCTGCAGCTTGGTTATGGTGTACTGCTTTCAGATGTCGATATAGTTTACTTGCAGAATCCGTTCGACCATTTATACAGAGACTCTGATGTGGAGTCGATGTCTGATGGTCATAGTAACATGACAGCTTATGGGTACAACGATGTATTTGATGAACCTTCAATGGGTTGGGCTAGGTATGCTCACACAATGCGAATATGGGTGTATAATTCAGGTTTCTTCTATATCAGGCCTACAGTTCCTTCGATCGAGCTCTTGGATCGAATTGCTAATAGGCTTACTCGAGAAAATGCTTGGGACCAAGCGGTTTTCAACGAAGAACTCTTCTTCCCGTCGCATCCTGGTTATGTCGGGCTTCATGCTGCTAAGAGAACAATGGACCATTACCTCTTTATGAACAGTAAAGTCCTTTTCAAGACCGTCAGAAAAGATGCGAATTTGAAGAAACTCATACCAGTTATTGTTCATGTAAACTACCACCCGGATAAGCTTCCAAGAATGAAAGCTGTTGTCGAGTTTTATGTAAATGGCAAGAAGGATGCTCTCGATCCTTTCCCTGATGGGTCGGAATGACAGTGAAGCTAGTGATAGAATTCATGTTTAAGTTGGTcttttttcttgtttctttttacTGTATACGGGATTCTCAGCAGATTACATGTTTTTGGAAGGGGTCGTTTACAAAAATGGCTTAAACATCTTACTTTTGTTTCATATATCATGTTCTTATTATGATGCTAAGAGTTCACACATGGCAATTGATTGGCCAAAAAGTCAACGGACAGGCAGTTGTTCCCGCAAGAAAATTTATGGGCTCattgttttgaaaatataaatttaggcAAAATCAATTGCTTTTCTCTAAACATTGTATATAAAGTTTTGTATCTAGGTAAAAGGAATCGACCACGAAATTTCTGACCACGTGTGGTGGCTGGAGCACAGCCACACTCCTGAAGGCGGTGCGTGCTTTACACGCGCCATACCGATGGTCGATTATTCGGTTTCCGAAGCTTTCTGCACTTGATCTAGGAAGGTCCTGAAAGTTTCATTAATTTTCAACTTGTCCACgatttattatgaatttttaaaagcatAAATCAAAGTTCTGGTTCAAGTTTTGTTCAAATACGAATTTGAAATATCAACCACCTACTTTCAACTTTAACCCATGTAAAgtacatttatatttttaggAGTTATACTGGCTTATGATTGACTACCAGAGCAAGCTTGTAAGTTATCAAGGTGAGATATCTTGAATAATATTATTTggaatttttcttgaaatttacaATTATTTTCATCAGCTATTACTTTTACATTGCATCACATTgtgcaattttaatttaattgttcaTATTGTAATGTATATTTTATTGTCTGGTATGTTTGGTTCCtgattatttattaatcaaCTATTGTAAATGAGTGAACGATTGGATCCTAGACACCggttgttggaacatttcatgttcgcaatcttgattttgatgttaacaaaacttgttattgtatttctaacatatttactcaattgtgaagttgcaaacacaagaagcaaaccgaaactgaattctgcacaaactgaatttctggcaagcTTCGGTGTTTTAATGATATCTCTCAACTGAAAgatccaaatgacaatccgccaactcgactgatcagaaaactcaatttggaacaagtcgtatttcacgtcagttgggtaAAATggatgttatcatggtctaactgatcgctgaattaccgaactgatcacacgaaaacagcaatcagttgggtatgagcagttgcagtattttggtcatatctctcagctcgattATCGAAATGAAGGATTCAGTATgagttggaaagataagacgaagatctacaaatcatctttagaagtcaaagtctgaatcgaaacTTAAGatactgataaatgacgatgaagctactaattctgcacaaactgaaatcagttaggctgatttcagcacacaactgaaactgaaccagaTCATCTGAACTGAACTAGCTGCttaccagttgaactgaacaaccagttgaccagtcgggaaaaAGTCCAGTAaagcgaatttgaccgttgcaatttcagaaacagtacagaaactttccaaacggtcatattcttgtgtataacgtatatataattgttggggcttataaatacatcatcttgaagatcaaacaagagcttttgaaggacattcaaagcatgagcagttagcatgaataaatcagctagttgagagcacaagcccttgtgtaaggatacatttgagatgtacactgtaactgataaattcctcatatacaatcactcacacatatacaagagagttaaacttcaaagattagttgagtgagtctttacacaaagacgtaaaacattgtgtttgtagtctttgcatatgagacattaaacaatatgctgattgtgaggtgctgcctacaatcttgagtgctagaaGTTTCAGTTATGcaagagataagtcctaagttgaaatgggtttggacaaggtgttgtataaatcaaagtcttctagtgaatatcctatccttgtgatagaatgGGTGAtataggagcatttgaagtctccgaacatccataaacaaattcgtgtctatttgtttatttcatttatttatcattttcatagttttaaagatgcattgttgaagcattttacatgttcttcaaatacaaaaatattgcatacaagtgtttgataaaatgcttcaaccaaaatatttttactca comes from Primulina huaijiensis isolate GDHJ02 chromosome 2, ASM1229523v2, whole genome shotgun sequence and encodes:
- the LOC140967600 gene encoding probable protein phosphatase 2C 55 isoform X2 yields the protein MPSNCFSGLSHVIRKGIWGTRSGKERGIQGQVNVLIDQGKKLTGQSNSLSSGKFTVLHVFMRSGSLAAAQANFHTANRRKNISVVGAFSRAISIPSVSGPSFQVCGYHIECLLAEPNQVSGNNSQKELMSVCGSRSALAGCSISNLNSRPAQPDVAAYHSFSSYYRRSFYISRKVSMSLGNKEQPNNFFLYGYFTYNAVKRKGNDHTFLGFGFEGFHLSSPACSSAGTSHDVSFENSAREEQHLSFADSSELSIPTGRTLRLKSGSCYLPHPDKEETGGEDAHFICTDKPAIGVADGVGGWADLGVNAGYYARELMSNSVNAVQVEPRGSIDPARVLAKAHASTKAKGSSTACIIALTDQGLHAINLGDSGFMVVRDGCTVFRSPVQQHDFNFTYQLESGDAGDLPSSGQVFTVPVAPGDVIIAGTDGLFDNLYNNDIAAVVVHALRAGLAPQVTAQKIAALARQRALDKDRQTPFSAAAQEAGFRYYGGKLDDITVVVSYITSDQNVDSSCESTEKINLLKADIMKLSDKNVELKRTVRELNEKLHLAEQGKGRAQEQIMVLGEPHKAGPFSTVKGLRTNPTVIPDENVNPRLAKILAKVAVNKELIVAIANSNVKWMLEMWFTSIKKVGIPNYLVVALDDGILDFCKSNDVPVYQRDPNEAIDSVGKTGGNHAVSGLKFQILREFLQLGYGVLLSDVDIVYLQNPFDHLYRDSDVESMSDGHSNMTAYGYNDVFDEPSMGWARYAHTMRIWVYNSGFFYIRPTVPSIELLDRIANRLTRENAWDQAVFNEELFFPSHPGYVGLHAAKRTMDHYLFMNSKVLFKTVRKDANLKKLIPVIVHVNYHPDKLPRMKAVVEFYVNGKKDALDPFPDGSE
- the LOC140967600 gene encoding probable protein phosphatase 2C 55 isoform X1 codes for the protein MPSNCFSGLSHVIRKGIWGTRSGKERGIQGQVNVLIDQGKKLTGQSNSLSSGKFTVLHVFMRSGSLAAAQANFHTANRRKNISVVGAFSRAISIPSVSGPSFQVCGYHIECLLAEPNQVSGNNSQKELMSVCGSRSALAGCSISNLNSRPAQPDVAAYHSFSSYYRRSFYISRKVSMSLGNKEQPNNFFLYGYFTYNAVKRKGNDHTFLGFGFEGFHLSSPACSSAGTSHDVSFENSAREEQHLSFADSSELSIPTGRTLRLKSGSCYLPHPDKEETGGEDAHFICTDKPAIGVADGVGGWADLGVNAGYYARELMSNSVNAVQVEPRGSIDPARVLAKAHASTKAKGSSTACIIALTDQVSDGLHAINLGDSGFMVVRDGCTVFRSPVQQHDFNFTYQLESGDAGDLPSSGQVFTVPVAPGDVIIAGTDGLFDNLYNNDIAAVVVHALRAGLAPQVTAQKIAALARQRALDKDRQTPFSAAAQEAGFRYYGGKLDDITVVVSYITSDQNVDSSCESTEKINLLKADIMKLSDKNVELKRTVRELNEKLHLAEQGKGRAQEQIMVLGEPHKAGPFSTVKGLRTNPTVIPDENVNPRLAKILAKVAVNKELIVAIANSNVKWMLEMWFTSIKKVGIPNYLVVALDDGILDFCKSNDVPVYQRDPNEAIDSVGKTGGNHAVSGLKFQILREFLQLGYGVLLSDVDIVYLQNPFDHLYRDSDVESMSDGHSNMTAYGYNDVFDEPSMGWARYAHTMRIWVYNSGFFYIRPTVPSIELLDRIANRLTRENAWDQAVFNEELFFPSHPGYVGLHAAKRTMDHYLFMNSKVLFKTVRKDANLKKLIPVIVHVNYHPDKLPRMKAVVEFYVNGKKDALDPFPDGSE
- the LOC140967600 gene encoding arabinosyltransferase RRA3-like isoform X3; its protein translation is MAGGRKERNGPLSGRGSRITAAIGIGVLAGCIFAFLFPHGFSSSEPPTKIRPLSKSDLEVDSSCESTEKINLLKADIMKLSDKNVELKRTVRELNEKLHLAEQGKGRAQEQIMVLGEPHKAGPFSTVKGLRTNPTVIPDENVNPRLAKILAKVAVNKELIVAIANSNVKWMLEMWFTSIKKVGIPNYLVVALDDGILDFCKSNDVPVYQRDPNEAIDSVGKTGGNHAVSGLKFQILREFLQLGYGVLLSDVDIVYLQNPFDHLYRDSDVESMSDGHSNMTAYGYNDVFDEPSMGWARYAHTMRIWVYNSGFFYIRPTVPSIELLDRIANRLTRENAWDQAVFNEELFFPSHPGYVGLHAAKRTMDHYLFMNSKVLFKTVRKDANLKKLIPVIVHVNYHPDKLPRMKAVVEFYVNGKKDALDPFPDGSE